The Arvicanthis niloticus isolate mArvNil1 chromosome 8, mArvNil1.pat.X, whole genome shotgun sequence genome segment TTGAGACTACTATGGGGCAGGGAGCAGTGCTTCTATAGAAACACACGGACTTTACTACAAGAAATAAAGGACAATGTTGTCCTGTCATTGTTCCTCAGCCTACATGTcactgttagatttttttttttaattttcaaattgttatttgggttgttgacttgagtttgataaaaagaattattaaatGAGTTCTGGATTTGGGGTTAGAATGACCCCAAGCATTTTCCTAACATTTCTTCAAGTATTTATGTGAAGTGGTATCTATCCTTAGCATTGACAAACATAAAATCTGAACAACTCTTGAAAAACACAGGCGCTCCAAGATCCTGCAGATTCAAGTATTCTATAAAGACTGATTCTTTCTGTAAAGATCAACAAGCCCATCTACCTCATTCCTATGCAAACTCACTTCTGCTTTACATAAAAGGTAACAGTATATGTACATCAAAGAACTGTTCTCAGATAGTTCTGTGACTTACTGTCAGTCCGTGTCTGACTTGCGTACCCATTTTCTATTTACCATGGCTACAACTACTTCCCAGGTGAAAAGGGTGGCAAGTGCAATGTTTAAGAAGCCCCATGTACCATCTGGGAAAACCAAACGTGCATGCAGAGGAAAGCTAATCACGTGAGTATATCCTCTCAGTGTCAGCATAGAAAAGGACAGTAAAGGGTGAACACAGCCCCGGGGACTGCCTTCCTCAACTGGCTGGGACAGCAAGACTGCAGACCAACCATTTCGTTTCAGAAGCTGACAGATGGCCTCAAAATTTGATTACTTTTGTTTTGCCATTTTTAATTTGTAAGATAAGATTATAAGGCTTGCATCAAGAGAACCTGTAATTATCTAGTAAATCATAAACAAAACTTCACTCCTTAACCTTGGACTTTTTCTTGGGCCTCTCCTCACAGCAAATGGAACAATGTGGAATATAAACTTTCTGCTTTAGAAAAAACAGCTCACAAGACACAGTTATTACACAATCACCTTGTACATTGTTGTAGGAGGCATACTCAGGGCAGTCACAGTTGTCACCAAACTGATTACAAACATTTTAACACTGGCCTCCTGTTACACATCTGACTGAAGTGGTAACAGAGTCACAAAGTAACAGAGTTCAAGAGACCTAATGAAATTTGATAACTACAACAACTAGTACATGCAGATTCTAGTACATGCTAATGAGCATGACCAAAAAAGGGTAAAACCAATATGTCATATAGCTTATCCAAGATAGCACTATAAAAATGATGAATGAGCAAACAAATGTATACTACTATACTTtatactgtcaaaaaaaaaaaaaaaaaaaaaaaaaaaaaaaaaaaaaaaaagcaaggagcTTAAGAACTGGCTTAGGGCTAGGAGCACATCCTACTCTGGGAGAGGATCTGAATGCTAGCCCCAGCACCTTAACCCCAGCCTCAGTGGGATCTgactcctctgtcctccacagtcaGTCACATGCATACAACCACAgacacatatgaatacacataactcaaggtaaaaaaaaaatctttaaaaacaagagaaaaagaagggaaatacTGCTTAAAGTATTATGGTTGCCACTTTATTACATGTATAAAAACAATTATAATAAGTATTTCAAATATATGTAATGATACTTACAGATGGATCTGACTGAAATAAATATGGTCGTCCCTCATTCCACCCACAAATGAGTAAAGAAACACCAAATGGACGAACACCACTATAGAAACGAAACAAAAATGATTTGGAATAAAGTAAGAATTTATATATACTCACAAGAAAAGTAATTACCAAGTAAACTGAGTTAGACTTCTTTAACTTCTAAATGAACcaatataaaatgaattatctTTATTACTCTTAGGACAGCAATAAACCCAAATCAAAGGGTTTAGTTCCTAAAAGTTCACCAGAAATTAATTCTCTGTGCAGCATAATTACAAAATTCATCTTCAAGATGCGATATACAGTGGAAGACACTAGGTCACAGATTCCATCTTAGAAAAGGGTTAGTGCTTTTTTCTCAGAGTAGCTTTGGTCTTGTAGAAGTGGATTAGTTTCTATGGAGTGGGCTACCCTACTGTGGTCCTCTTACTGTGTGAGCTTCAGCCGTGTAATAACTATGAACCATGTCCTTGGACCTGCAAACCTCTGGACTAAATAAACCTGGCTCGGGTATTTAGTTAGAGCAACACAAAGTGACTAAGCGCACCTTTATAAAGAATGGTATAACTAGAGAAGCATATACTAACATTTACTAACTGCCTCTTCCCTATCAGCAATTACCTTTCCACTATTTCATTAACAGTATGATTTAAGAATAttgggggagctggagagatgcttagAGTTAAAAGCCCTGGCTGCtctcctgaggtcctgagttcaaatcccagcacccacatgatagctcacaaccatctctaactgcAGTCTATGATCATCATGGaattgatgtcctcttctgtacagagacatacatgaagacaaaatactcatatacataaaatacattcataaataaatcttaaacaacaaaagaatattgGAATTAAAATGTTATTGCTGTCTTCATATTTCAGTCACTTCAGATTAAAAAGCTAATTACTGAGCACTAAAAATTACAAAGAACACCTGCAAAGAGCTTTCTTAAATTCAAATGCTGATGTCTGCTGTTGGATAAGAACacatttttccccctttcttcttttaaaatagtatCTAACCATGCAACCCAAATTTGACTTGAATTTGCTATCTACCTCCCCAGTGTTCTGAATACCGGGTTTATAGGTGTATATCACCACATATTGCCAAATTTTACCTTAAGAAATTATTTCAAGTCAAAACCAGAAACAACTGCTATCACAGTGATTTTCTCCATTTGTTcaacaaatacagaaagaataaGACTTCTACTTACCTGCTTCCTTTTAcactatctttttcttcttcttcaaattCCTAATGCATTTCTTCAGGCAATGAAAGTGACTTACCCTGACTGGGTATACTCCTGCATCACAGAGGCGACTCTCTGTACCAGCTGGGCTGTAGGGATGGGCTCTTGGTAAACAAGATAATATTGCTGAGCAAGTTTCCGAGCTCTGTGTACAAGCACTCTAAGGcgatagaaagaaaataattaaaattttgacACTCTACTACGTTCCCCACGACTTTCTTCTAACAGAACACACTACACAAACTTAGCACGTGTCTCTCTTTAGCATGTGATTAATCACCTGTTTTACAACCATGTATCACAAGATCAACCTCCATAAAGTAACCCTTATAGGAAAACAAAACTTAGCTACTGCCAGGCTGCCATGACTCTATAAAACCAAAGAAGAATTAGGAGGGCATGCTGAGAACATCCTAACAGTGTACCATACCTGTAATCTGGGCCCATGCCACTGTACACCAAACCGATGTGTTTGGTTATCGGCTCCACCTTGTGTACACTCCTTTCATCATACAGGATGGATTTCTGTTTTTTCTCAGTTGCTAATACTACACCATTTGCagcttaaaaggaagaaaaaaagattaatgcAATGTATTCTTCATTAGCATTCTACTTATAGATGCATTAAACTCAAATTTGTTGCCTTCTCTAGATGGTAAAACCTTTTTCTAGATTCTTACACaacaccaaaaaaataaaataaaatccccaCAGCTGCAGGTAGTATCCAGTCTCTCAATATTTTCAGGTTTATTGGTTTTAACCTAGTTAATCCTtctaatacaaataataaatttctCTATAAGGATACTGGAACACACAGTAATTTTATCTTTAGATGTTTTATAATTAGCCCTTTATAAAGAAGATAAaactccagagaaaacagaattaatgaaaaaataaaataatattagttTCCTGAAGAAAAGACTACTAATGAATTATCAAAATAGATTAAAATGCCATATTTGCTGTAAAATTTAAATTACTGTGCTGAATGCTATTTTCTTGAAACTTCAAAATTCTTTAATCTAACAAAAAGATCAATAAGAATTATGTACTTAACATCTAtagaatgctatttttttttaatttcaaaattctcTAACAGAAAGACTGTTAAGGATTATGCACATGCATCTATTTCAGGTAACTATTAGCAAGCATCTGAAGAGAAGGAAACGTTTAATTACCTTTAATTCCCACTGAAGGGGCCCCTCCAGCTACAGCAGCCAAAGCATATTCAATCTGGACAAGCTTACCAGATGGGctggaaaagaaacagaaaaaaggcATTCTTTCTGTTCATACATTCTCAGATATTGCAGGCACACATGACAGAAGAAAGACATGGGCCAAGCCTCACTAATCAAACCTCCCAGCCTTTGAAATCTTCCCTGAAGGTGTTTGGAAACTAAGCTTGCCAGACTTGGGTACCCTGTGAATGACACTAattctctttcctgtgttttgttgctattgttttccCCATCTCTGATTGGCAAAGAATTCCCACTACTGCCTTAGTTCACCACTCACTGACCTTGCCTTCAGGCAAGCATAGGGAGTAATCAAGCGGCTTCTGTAGTCATGAATCCCAGAGCCCCACTGCCTCTTTCATAAAATCCCGGGAACACACTTGTAGAACTCACACCAACAGACACCAACTCCTTTTGTTCATTTACCATTCTTAGCCAAATGGAAGCTACAAGAAAACTCTTCACTTTCATATCTCTGGCACCACTAATAGTTTAAAGactaaaaacaatgttttcttcCTAAATAGCTAAActttaccattttttaaaaaaaagtctgttaTAATAAAGAAATCTGCTTGTGAAAGCATTCAGATGTTTGTTATAAAAGATTtaagggctgaggatgtagctcctatggtagagtgcttgcctagaacaCATGACTCAGCATAAATAAGGTATGGGAGTGCACTACTAAAATCCCATCACAGAGGAAGTGGGGGCAGAAGGATAAGCTGAAAGTCATCCTTAGTTAGTGGCCATtttaagccagcctgggttaccaATAATtctctcacaaaaagaaattaaataataatctaatttaaaaaatcagtccCTCACGATCTATGTCCATTTGTTTCAGCTATAATGAAACCACTTAGGaccatatttattttgtttacaaatcTAAGTGACTACCATGCATAATTTAGACTCTGTCAATTATATAATGAAATCATTAGCTAAGGGATTCCATGGAATTCATTCAAAGATTCCAAAACTCAATTTCTTATTTGAAACTGTAGAGGGcaattctcaaaagaaagacAATATATTGTAACAAAaagtatatttattattgttttcaaaGCCAACATGGTTTGAGTATCGACTTAGCTACTTGTGGACAACCTTGAAAAAGTTCAATTGTTTAGGCTCCTCTAAAACTCATCATACATAGATGGTAACGGAAAACCACTACTAGTTACAATTATATTCAACAAGTAGATCCTGGCTGCCTTCAGTTGTCAGTCCTTAAGAAAATGGTCAAAACACGTGATGATTTTTCTTAAACAGGGAACAATAGTTCCCCTTAACTGCACTCTGAGAAAACATATTTAACTCTTTCTCCCAAAATATAACGGTCTAAAAATCGTTTTAAAGCAATGTTTTAAAGGGTCAAGCAAAACACAGCTTATCAGTTTGCCTGCGCCATGAAAACTTGACAGGAAATCAGGTCCTTCATTTGGTACTTAAGCTTCTACAGGAGCATAGACGAAACCGAAAGTAGTGCGAGCTTCAAAGCACACTGTTGTTAAACCGAgactaaaattcaaatttaaaagtaaataaggatttctccaaaagaaaaacGACGTCTCACAAGTCCCACCAGCAGTCAGGGTTTCTGAAGCTCTCGCTCGGGCCTAGTTGGGTCAATAAAGAAATCCTGGGCCTAAACAGACCAGCTGAAAATAGACTATCTCAAAGCACCCTTTTTCTGTTCTAGACCGGGAGAGCCAGCGCTTGGcctggggcctccagtccctCAGCCTTCAACACCGCCCGCCAGAGCTAGGGCCCAGGCCTGGCACCGAGCATGACTCTGCAAAGCTACGAGTCCAGCTCCATCACCACGCGCTCCCGCGCAAACACCAGCCAGATCCGACACACGGGACCATGTCTGGGGCGCTCCTGTGATCTGCGACGCATGGAACCTGGGGTTCCCCGGGTACCTGAACGTAGTCAGCGAGAAGCTGTAACCGCGCTCTGCCATCTTTACCCGGAAAGTCGGAACACAGCCACGCACATGCGCAATAAGTctgtttcctttaattttttttttctctttgctctgaTTGGAGAAGAGTCAGAAGCTCCCAGGGGCAGCTGGAAGTTGAAGTTTTTCGATCCCGGCCGGCTTTTGACCCGTACGCATGCGCAAGGTGGCCTGCGCATGCTCAGAGCGCGGAAGCGGAGAAGTGGGCGGGCTTACGCATGCTCTTAGCCCATGTCCCGCTCTCGTGAGGAACATGGCTCCTTCGCTGCTCCTGCTGTCATTCCCATGGCGGGTGCGTCCGGGACCAATCCAGATGTGCTGGGAGCTGCTACAGCGGCAACTGCAGCAGAGCTGGAGCGGTTTTGCCAGTCCTCAGTGGGGTCCGTAAGGAGAGAGTTCGTGGAAAGAGGGTTGGTGAGGGCTTCCGGGTTGTAGGACAGAAACAGCGCACGctttttggttggctggttgggttttttgttttttttttttttttttttttttttttttgagactgtctctGTAGCCAGggtggtctagaactcactatataacccaggctagcttcGAGCTCCTGGTATCTTGGgtgttaaattttaaattgctttGTATTTAAAACGTATCCCAGAAATGATAGTGCCCAGACAGTTTGGACAGAGATATATGTTCTTATAGCTCAAGCgcagtataataaaataattgtctCCATGTGCCACCTGAGATAATCAGTTCAATCCATTCATTGTCTGATAGACTGAGAAAGCTCCAAGGTCAGTCCAGCAGTTCAGAGCTGTTGTAAACGACTGTTTTGTGTAGCAGTATTTCAGGTCAGCTGAGAACAAATGCCTAAAGAAAGCTTttactgttttttggttttggcatGGGGGAGGAAGGTGAGACAACATTCCTATCCACTGTCTAGTCTGCCCTTAAGCTGCTGATCGCCTCCCTCAACCTGATTCTGGAATTTCAGGGGTGTGCTAGGACAGTTTATGTAGTGGTAAGAAGTCCTTAGATTGAACGAACATTTGTAAGCCTGACGAACAAAAGAAAGGGTAAAGAAGTGGTCTAAGCAATTTCgaaaaacaaaagtgaaacaCTTGATAATCTCATAAATAATAAATCTCTTTTTCGTAGCACACAGGTCAAGATTAAACATTAAGGAGGAATTTAGTGGCTTTAGGGACCTACCAGGTTTAAAGATAAGGAAGCTAACTGGAGCAAGATGGTATGGTACAGATGATGGCCCTTGTAGTCATCTCAGTGATGGTCAAAGTGAATGTAGGGAATCTCTAGATTCCGTGTACACTACAGTATCCCATATTACATACATAATAGACCGGCTGCTTTGGTAGGTTGTAATAATAAAGCATTccatttgaattattttaaattgccTTTTGTATGAACTTTAGTATATCTAATAGCTGGGAATTATTAATGTTTGTTGTGTTTAACATTCAAAACTATGTCAGGCTAGCCatatggctcagtagtaaagGACCTTTTTGCTAAGTCTCAAGACCTGGGTTCTAGCACCACGACCAATATAAGGAAAAGAACTAACtctaaaagttgtcttctgacctttacatgtgcacatatatacacaaacacatctaATTTATAGGTTTCTATGTCTAGTGACACTACACATGTTGACTGTTAAAGAAAATAGTATCTATATTGATTTAGGAACTCAAAATTGATTCagtatctgttttgttttatagcacCAGCATTAGCAGTCCAGAGTCCATCCATCCTCACAGAGCTAGCACATGATACCAGTGAAAATAAAGAGAATTCCAGCTTTTTAGATAGTATCTTTTGGATGGCAGCTCCCAAAAACAGACGCACCATCGAAGTTAACCGATGTAGGAGGAGAAACTTTCGAAAGCTTATTAAAATTAAGGTAATGGGGGGGTTGGTTTGTAGgcatatgcatgtttgtgcacatacacactctcttCCTCAAGTCTAACACTGAATAACCTGGTATTATATTTTTGTAACAGAGGAAACCAGTCTTAGCATCTTGTTTGGCTCATCATGGATTGATAAGTTATctaacttttccttaatatcttaagatactctattttttttcttttaaagatttagttatttatttttatgtgagtacactgtagctgtcatcagatactccagaagagggcatcagatgccattacagatggttgtgagccaccatgtggtttctgggaattgaactcaggacctctagaagagcagtcagtactcttatcTGCTAAGCCACCTTTCTAGCCTGTTTTAAGATACTCTTAATGAATCATCCCATTGTGTTGATGGGCTCCTTCTTGGTTATTTAGTATTTGAACTTGGAGGACTGATGAGCTGTTAATTCAAAAGTTAAATGAGATCTTCACAAACAGTTCTTCTGAGAAGTCTCCAAACTTCTTGACTATGCTCTTAATATTGAATGTGGAATTCACTAGACtcatatataatgaaaatattctacTCAAGCTAGAGGCTAGACAAAAGAATTTGAGAATAATTTAGCCATAGCCCATAGGAATAAAAATATACTGGATTGGTAAAGTTGAGTTCTATTCCTGATTTTCTTAGTAATTTGAACTgagtgttgctttttttttttttttttttttcagttttcctgtTATAATTGTTGAACTAGGTAGTACATAGTCTCACATAGCATGAACATTCTCAGAAAGCTACAATGTCAGCATGTTCTTGCTGGTGATTGTGTATTACATTGCCTGTgattaatatgtttttctttgttttaaagaacaaTATAGATATTTGCCCTGAATGTGGTCATCTGAAGCAGAAACATGTCCTATGTGGCTATTGCTATGAGAAAGTACGCCaggaaacaacaaaaatcagacaACAAATATGGGCTCAAGAAGGGGGTCCTTTCAAAGCTCCATCGGTTGAGACTGTGGTGCTGtacacaggagagaaaccatcAGAAAAGGATCAGGGCAAGAGGATTGTTGAAAGAAACATAAAGAGGCCATCTTGGTTCACCCAGAATTGAactaaaaaatgttaaaaggatAATTTCATAGTAAGGCAGTCATTTAAAATTAGGAGTCTTCATTTTCATGTTGTGCCTGTCTTCAAATCATCAATGTATCTTAAAATGGTTGTTATTAGCTGTTACTTTTAAATGAGGTAATTTGAAGACCATATCATGAATAAACTCAGCATTTTATGTAAAGGCTCAGTGGATTAATTTGTGTATTTCTATAATGCTGTTGGGTTTTAATTAAACCTAAAATTTCTGGACCAAAGCAAAAAGGTAGTAAAATTCATAGCAGATTTTATAAGCTATATTTGAATTCTTGATGAATTTTAAactgacagttgtgtcagtgagAAGAATTTAGAACAGGTATGTGATACACTCACTTGTATTCAGGAGTAGAAGCAGGAGACTGTCttaaatttcaggccagccaggctacaaagagagattgtgtctcaaaaaacaaaacaaaaaaaaaccaattttttttctttgatgatgctTGATAACAATTTACTTTTTATGGAACATAGTATGCTAATTTAATTAAATAGTAGAAATAgttttttccattttactttAATCAAAATCACATTCCGGTGTCATTGTAGATGTTTGTGAGATTGTttggagaaaggttttattttaatgacattAATAAATTTCTGTATATAGAGAAATAGACTATGGATATAGAGTTTAGTTTCCTTCCCCTTTATCTTTTTagtttactttatattttagtatttttattaactTGCAGCAATAACATCTTTAACATTCTTCAGTCTGtttcaattctatttcaattcTTAGGTTCCCCTATAGGCCAAGCCTTGTTAGCTATTTTGTCGTCCTAATACAATTAAGATAGCTCATTGAAGTAAAGAAATTACaattaaattaacaaaaaaaatttaaaccacaATAAATAACATGgaatgtatttaaaacaaaatacataccATGATAATTTTGGCACTTACTAATTGAAAACAGTTTCAACTCTgaaccttttttttaaagagaaggaaTATTCATGTGACTCAGTTTTTTCCATGTAAGGCATAACATAGAAAGTACACTTGTATCATAAGGACTAGGGGAATGCTTCTTTGAAATGAAGGTGGTATAATAAGGTTATCCATGTTGGCATTCTACAGACAAAATTACCAATTTCATGGAATATATTAAACTAATCTAGGGGAATCAAATCTTTTAAACCTAGAAAGCATAGAACTCCAGTAAACAGCTCTTTGAGGGGATTGACTCAATCcaagaaggggaaaaaatagtAATGGGTTCTTGAGCAGTGAAGGCAGTCTTCCACaaatgagtatttttattttggcaaGTCGGACATCAACTTTAGCTGGGTTTACGTGAAGTTAAATTCTTTGTTCATGAAAGCCAAGGTTcactggaatatatatatatgtatatatatattcacacacacaatgaatatatatattcattctgttATTTTCTTAGTATCCTGTGTTGACTGATATTGACGGCAAAACGTATCCTAAGCAAATCTTTCATTTAGAGAGTTCATAAGAGTTAAGCCCTCACACATGGGATTAATCCCCTTGGAAgagtattcaatttttaaaagatccttttaaaacacaaatttttttttatagtttctgtGTGACAaccccaaaataaaccttttaaataaATACCCAGAGTAGAGCCTTTAAAGTACTAGTTGTTGAAAATGTGATTCCATCCTGTCAGATTTATTTTCAACGTCCACCCCCAACCTCCCTGTCCTATATGCAGTTGGTaaccttttttggttttttggttttacactttttattgagtgtgtgtgtgtgtgtgaattttaatCATGCACccaaatcccactcatctccctgtttcTTCAGATCTGTCCACCCTAGCAACCTATCAGTACTGGATCCTTCCTGGTATTTCTCTTAGATTGGGTCTGCAGAACTGGCCCCTTCATGTGCTCATAGAtggagtagatgttggggtgggccaactcaaagccctgaatctgggcctggaTGATAGCTGAATTGGTTAGCCCACCAGCTCTCATGCCCTTATACAATTGAGGCCAACTCTCCCATACCCACACTATCAGGGCCAGCTCTCATGGCCTTAGGGCTGGCTCTCCTGTGCCCATGTCACCAGGGCCATTTCTACCAAGCTCCCTGTTCTGCTGCACTTGTCAGTACAGATACTGGTCACTCTCCCCAGTGCTGCAGCAGACAGGGCCAGCTTTCACATACTGCCTATGCTTCTGGGTGTCTGCCACCTGCCAACAATGCGGGTAGCCATCAGGGGTCCTCTGGATAACATTATAAGGAAAAGATTTGTCTCTCAATGGTTTTAAATCTGTGCTAAGTAGATTAAATCTGGTTTTAATCTACTGCCTATAATCATTTCTTGGTATATGAATAGACTGCAGCAGTTCTTCAGCTACAATACTTAGCAGTATCATTTTAGGGGCTGTGTTATGAATAATAACTTCATCATCTATCTCTGTGACAGAAGTGTCttttctaactgcttttctttactGATTTCCACAGCAAAGGGCATCTAGGTCAACCTGGTGTCCATGGGACGCCGTAGTCCACCCTTCATGGAGTATCTCTTCACTTCGTTTAAGACACTCCTTAGAAGGCTCATAGCTTTGTGTTACCTGCCTATGTTTCTCATGTATCCCCACTGACCTGTGTATTCATTCATCCAAGTTCATGAAGTCACTAGTGAGAGTTAAAGGTGCAGTTCAAAAGAGAATGTGAAGAAAACTAGTGGGCCAACATATTTGAGTCTCCTGGACCCAGGTCGACAAACTCAGAGCTAGCTTTACAGTTTCTACCTTTGAGCCACATTAGGAACTGCCATACTTCAGGTAAACATCACTATGCAGCCAAACTATAGGGTAACAGTTgcagtcttcttttttttttttttttaattagatattttatttacacttcagatgccatcccctttccccatcccccgcccttagaaaacccctatcccatgcccccttttcctttttgcatttatacattttttagaa includes the following:
- the Mrpl32 gene encoding large ribosomal subunit protein bL32m, with the translated sequence MRKVACACSERGSGEVGGLTHALSPCPALVRNMAPSLLLLSFPWRVRPGPIQMCWELLQRQLQQSWSGFASPQWAPALAVQSPSILTELAHDTSENKENSSFLDSIFWMAAPKNRRTIEVNRCRRRNFRKLIKIKNNIDICPECGHLKQKHVLCGYCYEKVRQETTKIRQQIWAQEGGPFKAPSVETVVLYTGEKPSEKDQGKRIVERNIKRPSWFTQN
- the Psma2 gene encoding proteasome subunit alpha type-2, which encodes MAERGYSFSLTTFSPSGKLVQIEYALAAVAGGAPSVGIKAANGVVLATEKKQKSILYDERSVHKVEPITKHIGLVYSGMGPDYRVLVHRARKLAQQYYLVYQEPIPTAQLVQRVASVMQEYTQSGGVRPFGVSLLICGWNEGRPYLFQSDPSGAYFAWKATAMGKNYVNGKTFLEKRYNEDLELEDAIHTAILTLKESFEGQMTEDNIEVGICNEAGFRRLTPTEVRDYLAAIA